One window of the Candidatus Binataceae bacterium genome contains the following:
- a CDS encoding 50S ribosomal protein L11 methyltransferase has product MLGRMTVTRSATSAARKYVQVAFATPAAMVDDAAAFLVAQGALGCAVGGDHRSAHRHPTLELHAYFDHLSRPRLAAIRRTMAAAGMLADSGRTPPPRIVADPGWATAWKDRFEPLPIGRRLLVVPPWNAEVAVDRTRIVINPGQAFGTGHHGSTCGALATIEKLCAARRFERGLDAGTGSGVLAIAMRMMGVGDVRAIDIDPVALENARENAALNGLGGRGGIRFATTPVARLRRRFDLIAANILSSTLIAMAAPLTRLLAPTGRLILGGILSREAAAVLRAYRPPLRCLGVRRDRGWSTLVLAR; this is encoded by the coding sequence ATGCTTGGTCGAATGACGGTGACCCGCAGCGCTACGTCCGCCGCGCGCAAATACGTGCAGGTCGCCTTCGCGACTCCGGCCGCGATGGTTGACGACGCGGCTGCGTTCCTGGTCGCGCAGGGAGCGCTGGGATGCGCCGTCGGCGGCGACCATCGGAGCGCCCATCGCCATCCAACGCTGGAACTTCATGCCTATTTCGACCATCTAAGCCGACCGCGCCTTGCCGCGATTCGCCGCACGATGGCGGCCGCGGGAATGCTCGCCGATTCCGGCCGGACGCCGCCGCCCCGGATCGTCGCCGACCCCGGATGGGCGACCGCATGGAAAGACCGCTTCGAGCCATTGCCGATAGGACGCCGGCTGTTGGTCGTGCCGCCATGGAACGCCGAGGTCGCCGTGGACCGCACCCGTATCGTGATAAATCCCGGACAGGCTTTCGGCACCGGCCATCATGGGAGCACCTGCGGCGCACTCGCGACGATCGAAAAGCTCTGCGCCGCGCGGCGCTTTGAGCGGGGGCTCGATGCCGGGACGGGCTCTGGCGTGCTGGCGATTGCGATGCGCATGATGGGCGTCGGCGACGTGCGTGCTATCGATATCGACCCTGTGGCTCTGGAGAACGCGCGCGAGAACGCCGCGCTCAACGGCCTTGGCGGACGCGGCGGGATCCGTTTTGCGACTACGCCCGTTGCGCGCCTTCGCAGGCGCTTCGATCTGATCGCGGCCAACATCCTGAGCTCCACATTGATCGCGATGGCCGCGCCGCTGACCCGCCTGCTCGCGCCAACCGGCCGTCTCATCCTTGGCGGAATCCTCAGTCGCGAGGCGGCCGCCGTGCTCCGCGCCTACCGGCCGCCGCTACGATGCCTTGGCGTGCGCCGCGACCGCGGCTGGAGCACGCTGGTGCTGGCGCGATGA
- a CDS encoding glycerophosphodiester phosphodiesterase family protein: MLTIAHRGASAHYPENTLRAFIAAAELGADMCEFDVRMTRDGEIVVIHDATVNRTTDGRGRVAAMSAASLGRLDAGVRFGAEFRGERIPTLAEVADALGGRGCEMDVELKARGLEGRVCEILRGCAAAASAIVSSFDWEQLEIVARHEPELRIALLGEKTPSEMLEAAQAMRAFAIAPQFDIVDAALCAEAHRRGLAVYAWTVDEASAMRRMIAAGVDGIMTNDPGKLREVAAA; this comes from the coding sequence ATGCTGACGATCGCCCATCGCGGCGCGAGCGCTCACTACCCTGAAAATACCCTGCGCGCGTTTATTGCCGCCGCCGAGCTCGGCGCCGATATGTGCGAGTTCGACGTGCGGATGACGCGCGACGGCGAGATCGTTGTGATTCACGATGCGACGGTTAATCGTACCACCGACGGGCGCGGCCGGGTCGCGGCGATGAGCGCGGCGTCGCTCGGGCGCCTGGACGCCGGAGTCCGCTTCGGCGCGGAATTTCGTGGCGAACGGATTCCAACCCTCGCCGAAGTTGCCGATGCGCTCGGCGGGCGGGGATGCGAAATGGACGTCGAACTGAAGGCGCGCGGCCTCGAAGGGCGCGTCTGCGAAATACTTCGCGGATGCGCCGCAGCCGCGAGCGCGATAGTCTCGAGCTTCGATTGGGAGCAGCTTGAGATCGTCGCCCGGCACGAACCGGAGTTGCGCATCGCACTGCTTGGCGAGAAGACTCCGTCGGAGATGCTCGAAGCGGCCCAGGCGATGCGCGCCTTCGCGATCGCGCCGCAGTTCGATATCGTGGACGCCGCGCTTTGCGCCGAAGCGCATCGCCGCGGCCTTGCGGTTTACGCATGGACCGTGGACGAGGCTTCGGCGATGCGGCGGATGATCGCGGCGGGTGTTGACGGAATCATGACCAACGACCCGGGAAAGCTTCGCGAAGTGGCAGCGGCGTGA
- the dnaG gene encoding DNA primase, with translation MARYPDDKLEEIRARADIVEVIGAHVRLKRAGRNFVGLCPFHNEKTPSFSVNPERGFFHCFGCGAGGTVFNFVMRTEGLNFPEAIESLARRYGVALPERGGDAGPGAGERDAALRANQTAAEFFAHVLWKTPDGAPAREYLGARGVAAETARTFMLGFAPERTANLARALEKRGLLAAAVRLGLVRQDGGGTRDMFRGRLMFPIRDAQGRVLAFGGRVLDQRLPKYINSPESPLYSKSRNVYGLYEARAAIASADRAIVVEGYLDAIAVWQAGFKETVASLGTALTADQLRLVGRHTRNVLACFDGDAAGRKASLRALEIFLAAGLLGRGIFIPSGFDPDTFIRERGAQAFAELIESAELLVDYFLEEQAAAARSSLQGRARAAAAVAEMLKSVANPFEFDLLARKAADALGVGEEVLRAEARRSTRSAGPQGSVARGAAGVSRTGSAGAGAGAGDGAAAAEAGLLAVALLYPELRAELAAHAAMLEDAAVAAALGEVCASDEGAATLEVRVAERLGEGQRSRLTAFAVGPLMETAEQARSLARDFAGALARRRQQRAMENARRAAASAGSDDERVAAAQEMIALRRRGG, from the coding sequence ATGGCGCGGTATCCGGACGACAAGCTCGAAGAGATTCGCGCGCGCGCCGACATCGTCGAGGTGATCGGGGCGCACGTGCGGCTCAAGCGCGCCGGGCGCAACTTCGTCGGCCTCTGCCCGTTCCACAACGAAAAGACGCCGTCGTTTTCGGTCAATCCGGAGCGTGGGTTTTTCCATTGCTTCGGGTGCGGCGCGGGCGGTACCGTCTTTAACTTCGTGATGCGGACCGAGGGGCTGAACTTCCCCGAGGCGATCGAATCGCTCGCGCGCCGCTACGGCGTCGCGCTGCCCGAGCGCGGTGGCGACGCGGGTCCGGGCGCGGGAGAACGCGACGCAGCGCTGCGTGCGAACCAGACCGCCGCGGAATTCTTCGCTCACGTCCTGTGGAAGACGCCCGACGGCGCGCCGGCGCGCGAGTACCTCGGCGCGCGCGGCGTCGCGGCCGAGACCGCGCGCACATTCATGCTCGGCTTCGCGCCCGAGCGCACGGCCAACCTGGCGCGCGCGCTCGAGAAGCGCGGCCTGCTCGCTGCGGCAGTGCGATTGGGCCTGGTCAGGCAGGACGGCGGCGGCACGCGCGACATGTTTCGCGGACGCCTGATGTTCCCGATTCGCGACGCGCAGGGCAGGGTGCTTGCGTTCGGCGGACGGGTTCTCGACCAGCGGCTGCCGAAATATATCAACTCGCCAGAATCGCCGCTCTACTCCAAGTCGCGCAATGTTTACGGCTTGTATGAGGCGCGCGCGGCGATCGCGAGCGCCGACCGCGCGATCGTGGTCGAGGGCTACCTCGACGCGATCGCGGTGTGGCAGGCGGGCTTCAAGGAGACGGTCGCGAGCCTCGGCACGGCGCTCACGGCCGATCAGTTACGGCTCGTCGGGCGTCATACGCGCAACGTCCTCGCATGCTTCGACGGCGACGCTGCAGGGCGCAAGGCATCCTTGCGGGCGCTCGAGATCTTTCTCGCCGCGGGGCTGCTCGGGCGCGGGATTTTCATCCCGTCCGGCTTCGACCCCGACACGTTCATCAGGGAGCGCGGCGCGCAGGCGTTCGCCGAGCTTATCGAATCGGCCGAGTTGCTGGTCGATTATTTTCTCGAGGAGCAGGCGGCGGCCGCACGCAGCTCGCTCCAGGGGCGGGCGCGCGCCGCCGCCGCGGTGGCCGAGATGCTGAAGTCGGTGGCGAACCCGTTCGAGTTCGACCTGCTCGCGCGCAAGGCCGCCGACGCGCTGGGCGTCGGCGAAGAGGTACTGCGCGCGGAAGCGCGTCGCTCAACGCGCAGCGCCGGTCCGCAGGGCAGCGTCGCGCGCGGAGCGGCGGGTGTCTCTCGCACCGGCTCCGCTGGCGCAGGAGCGGGAGCGGGCGACGGCGCTGCGGCGGCCGAAGCCGGGCTGCTCGCCGTCGCGCTGCTCTACCCCGAATTGCGCGCCGAGTTAGCGGCGCACGCCGCGATGCTCGAGGATGCGGCGGTCGCCGCGGCGCTTGGCGAAGTGTGCGCTTCGGACGAGGGCGCGGCGACGCTGGAAGTGCGCGTTGCCGAGCGGCTCGGGGAGGGGCAGCGCTCGCGCCTTACAGCGTTCGCCGTGGGGCCGCTGATGGAAACCGCAGAGCAGGCGCGCTCGCTCGCGCGCGACTTTGCCGGCGCGCTCGCGCGGCGGCGGCAACAACGTGCGATGGAGAACGCGCGGCGCGCCGCGGCGAGCGCCGGCAGCGACGACGAAAGGGTAGCCGCCGCGCAGGAAATGATCGCGCTTCGAAGGCGCGGCGGATGA
- a CDS encoding C4-type zinc ribbon domain-containing protein translates to MNLQTIDRQLHELGQSLSSVAERVNQLRGEIETSQTELDRLTEEDQQTTAARRLLERELADGEAQIRNKRMRLNLVRNDKELQALGHEVEALKENNQRLEGEVLASMQAAEPRGPRIKELTELIASKRAELRAAEKEIAAEVEELKMSIQRQRVERDREAASIEDGLLQRYEMIFSRRGGLAVALAKSGTCQGCRMRLPPQLYNEIQKHLQIHFCPNCQRILCYEG, encoded by the coding sequence ATGAATTTGCAAACCATCGACCGGCAGTTGCACGAGCTCGGGCAATCATTGTCTTCGGTCGCGGAGCGCGTCAATCAGCTCCGCGGCGAGATCGAAACCTCTCAGACCGAACTAGACCGACTCACCGAGGAAGATCAGCAGACGACCGCTGCGCGCCGCCTGCTCGAACGCGAACTGGCCGACGGCGAAGCGCAGATCCGCAACAAGCGGATGCGGCTCAACCTGGTGCGCAACGACAAGGAGTTGCAGGCGCTCGGTCATGAGGTCGAGGCGCTCAAGGAAAACAACCAGCGCCTGGAAGGCGAAGTGCTGGCCTCGATGCAGGCGGCAGAGCCGCGCGGGCCGCGGATCAAGGAGCTGACCGAACTTATCGCGAGCAAGCGCGCGGAGCTCAGGGCAGCGGAGAAAGAGATCGCGGCCGAGGTTGAAGAACTCAAGATGTCGATTCAGCGCCAGCGCGTCGAGCGCGACCGCGAGGCCGCGTCGATCGAAGACGGGCTGCTGCAGCGCTACGAAATGATCTTCAGTCGCCGCGGCGGGCTGGCGGTCGCGCTGGCGAAATCAGGCACCTGCCAGGGATGCCGGATGCGGCTGCCGCCACAGCTTTACAACGAAATCCAGAAGCATCTGCAGATCCATTTCTGCCCCAACTGCCAGCGAATCCTCTGTTACGAAGGCTGA